From Triticum aestivum cultivar Chinese Spring chromosome 4A, IWGSC CS RefSeq v2.1, whole genome shotgun sequence, a single genomic window includes:
- the LOC123088507 gene encoding F-box protein At5g49610, with protein sequence MPPGGGEASQHGRTGKEQSDPPEIRRRDDSRPAPPFPVVASQKRRQTQPASEVVSVPEGPLVEILARLPYRSLCRFKCVSKQWRVLCSDPSIVKRATQTLSGFFQYGPAGSLRFSNLSGGRPLVDASLPFLRPRYQRINIEQCSTSLLLCKCWKLESEKDKFDFIVCNPMTQQWTVLPPIEWLDQDNGEPESFELSYPFLVFDPSVPSRFVVFAPLWESIDVVPIYSWETGQWTPSRGWGHRRHGAVSAECVFLNGMIHFLHLLFHGTFITILDLEGEVCRKITCPDGMQGATTPGYGSVGCSQGLLHAWYMDPHDYQLSVWVLKDYYATEEEWTLKHTVDVPKLFEETESDQEEDYHRQEDGSCKYQMFAIHPEYNVIFITDWKLVSLSYDMDSGRVHPMCTSADFFGALPFIPCFADLAHG encoded by the exons ATGCCACCAGGGGGAGGAGAAGCAAGCCAGCATGGCCGCACGGGGAAGGAGCAGAGCGATCCGCCGGAGATCCGCCGCCGCGACGACTCCCGTCCCGCGCCGCCGTTCCCCGTCGTAGCTTCTCAG AAGAGGAGGCAGACGCAGCCGGCGTCGGAGGTGGTGAGCGTCCCCGAGGGCCCCCTCGTCGAGATCCTGGCGCGGCTGCCGTACCGGTCGCTCTGCCGATTCAAGTGCGTCTCCAAGCAGTGGCGCGTCCTCTGCTCCGACCCCAGCATCGTCAAGAGGGCGACGCAGACCCTCTCCGGATTCTTCCAATACGGCCCGGCCGGCAGCCTCCGCTTCAGCAATCTGTCCGGCGGACGTCCGCTGGTCGACGCTTCGCTCCCTTTCCTGCGCCCGAGATACCAAAGGATCAATATCGAGCAATGCTCCACCAGCCTTCTCCTCTGCAAATGCTGGAAACTGGAATCGGAAAAGGACAAATTCGATTTCATCGTGTGCAATCCGATGACCCAACAGTGGACCGTGCTGCCTCCTATTGAATGGCTGGACCAAGACAACGGAGAACCCGAAAGTTTCGAGCTGAGTTATCCCTTCCTGGTTTTCGACCCGTCCGTTCCGTCTCGTTTCGTCGTGTTTGCGCCCCTCTGGGAGTCGATCGACGTTGTGCCGATATACTCATGGGAAACCGGACAATGGACTCCCAGCAGGGGGTGGGGACACAGACGGCATGGTGCCGTTAGCGCCGAATGTGTCTTCCTGAATGGCATGATCCATTTCTTACATTTGCTTTTCCATGGAACTTTCATAACTATACTAGACCTTGAGGGGGAGGTTTGCCGGAAAATTACTTGCCCGGATGGAATGCAAGGGGCAACAACGCCTGGTTATGGTTCGGTGGGGTGCTCTCAGGGACTCCTTCATGCTTGGTATATGGATCCTCATGATTACCAGCTCTCCGTGTGGGTGCTCAAGGATTATTATGCTACTGAAGAAGAGTGGACCCTAAAGCATACCGTCGACGTTCCAAAACTGTTTGAAGAAACGGAATCCGACCAAGAAGAGGATTATCATCGCCAAGAGGATGGGTCCTGTAAGTATCAGATGTTTGCAATTCATCCAGAATACAACGTGATTTTCATTACTGACTGGAAGCTGGTGAGTCTGTCATACGACATGGACAGCGGGCGAGTGCATCCCATGTGCACTTCTGCAGATTTCTTTGGTGCTCTACCTTTTATTCCTTGCTTTGCGGATTTGGCTCACGGATGA
- the LOC123083547 gene encoding F-box protein At5g49610 isoform X1, with product MPAGGGEASKHGRTGKEQSHPPAIRRRGESRPAPPFPAVASQKRRKQGKQRQPPAAAGSVSSEGPLVEILARLPYRSLCRFQCVSKQWGELCSDLIKSIKTAPQTLSGFFHNNLAGSLCFSNLSGGRPLVDASLPFLRKTYQRFKLQQCSTSLLLCKCWESEDDDDEFDFVVCNPMTEQWTVLPPIEWPDQDDGEPQSFELMYPFLVFDPAVPSRFAVFAPLMESVDVVAVYSWETGQWAPSSGWEDIAHPAVDPECAVLNGMMHFLHLTVDEPLIAVLDTEGQVCREIAVPDDMLGAIPGYGSVGCSQGLLHAWYMDPHDYELSVWVLKDYYATTEEEWTLKHTVDVPRLFGEKTESDEEEEDCRRQEDGAHKYDVFAMHPEHNVIFLTDWKEVNLSYDMDSRQVRPICTTGDFLGGLPFIPCFADLARPLQNSLF from the exons ATGCCAGCCGGGGGAGGAGAAGCAAGCAAGCATGGCCGCACGGGGAAGGAGCAGAGCCACCCGCCGGCGATCCGCCGCCGCGGCGAGTCCCGTCCCGCGCCGCCGTTCCCCGCCGTAGCTTCTCAG aagaggaggaagcaggggaagcagaggcaaccgccggcggcggcggggagcgtcTCCTCCGAGGGCCCCCTCGTCGAGATCCTGGCGCGGCTGCCCTACCGGTCGCTCTGCCGCTTCCAGTGCGTCTCCAAGCAGTGGGGCGAGCTCTGCTCCGACCTCATCAAAAGCATCAAGACGGCGCCGCAGACCCTCTCCGGATTCTTCCACAACAACTTGGCCGGCAGCCTCTGCTTCAGCAATTTGTCCGGCGGACGGCCGCTGGTCGACGCTTCGCTCCCGTTCCTGCGCAAGACCTACCAAAGATTCAAGCTCCAGCAATGCTCCACCAGCCTCCTCCTATGCAAGTGCTGGGAAtcggaagacgacgacgacgaattcgacTTTGTCGTGTGCAATCCCATGACCGAGCAGTGGACCGTGCTGCCTCCTATAGAATGGCCGGACCAAGACGATGGAGAACCCCAAAGTTTCGAGCTGATGTATCCCTTCCTGGTTTTCGACCCGGCCGTTCCGTCTCGTTTCGCGGTGTTCGCGCCCCTCATGGAGTCGGTCGACGTCGTGGCGGTATACTCATGGGAGACCGGACAATGGGCTCCGAGCAGCGGGTGGGAAGACATAGCGCATCCCGCCGTCGATCCGGAATGCGCCGTCCTCAATGGCATGATGCATTTTCTGCATTTGACGGTCGACGAGCCCTTGATAGCCGTGCTGGACACGGAGGGGCAGGTTTGTCGGGAGATTGCTGTCCCGGATGACATGCTAGGAGCCATACCTGGTTATGGTTCGGTGGGGTGCTCTCAGGGACTCCTTCATGCTTGGTACATGGATCCTCATGATTACGAGCTCTCTGTGTGGGTGCTCAAGGATTATTATGCTACTACCGAAGAAGAGTGGACCCTAAAGCATACCGTCGACGTCCCGCGTCTCTTTGGAGAAAAAACGGAatccgatgaagaagaagaggattgTCGCCGCCAAGAGGATGGGGCCCATAAGTACGATGTGTTTGCAATGCATCCGGAGCATAATGTTATCTTCCTTACTGATTGGAAGGAGGTAAATCTGTCGTACGATATGGACAGCAGGCAAGTGCGTCCCATATGCACCACTGGAGATTTCCTGGGTGGTCTGCCTTTTATTCCCTGCTTTGCCGATTTGGCTCGACCTTTGCAAAATTCACTCTTCTAG
- the LOC123083547 gene encoding F-box protein At5g49610 isoform X2, which translates to MPAGGGEASKHGRTGKEQSHPPAIRRRGESRPAPPFPAVASQRRKQGKQRQPPAAAGSVSSEGPLVEILARLPYRSLCRFQCVSKQWGELCSDLIKSIKTAPQTLSGFFHNNLAGSLCFSNLSGGRPLVDASLPFLRKTYQRFKLQQCSTSLLLCKCWESEDDDDEFDFVVCNPMTEQWTVLPPIEWPDQDDGEPQSFELMYPFLVFDPAVPSRFAVFAPLMESVDVVAVYSWETGQWAPSSGWEDIAHPAVDPECAVLNGMMHFLHLTVDEPLIAVLDTEGQVCREIAVPDDMLGAIPGYGSVGCSQGLLHAWYMDPHDYELSVWVLKDYYATTEEEWTLKHTVDVPRLFGEKTESDEEEEDCRRQEDGAHKYDVFAMHPEHNVIFLTDWKEVNLSYDMDSRQVRPICTTGDFLGGLPFIPCFADLARPLQNSLF; encoded by the exons ATGCCAGCCGGGGGAGGAGAAGCAAGCAAGCATGGCCGCACGGGGAAGGAGCAGAGCCACCCGCCGGCGATCCGCCGCCGCGGCGAGTCCCGTCCCGCGCCGCCGTTCCCCGCCGTAGCTTCTCAG aggaggaagcaggggaagcagaggcaaccgccggcggcggcggggagcgtcTCCTCCGAGGGCCCCCTCGTCGAGATCCTGGCGCGGCTGCCCTACCGGTCGCTCTGCCGCTTCCAGTGCGTCTCCAAGCAGTGGGGCGAGCTCTGCTCCGACCTCATCAAAAGCATCAAGACGGCGCCGCAGACCCTCTCCGGATTCTTCCACAACAACTTGGCCGGCAGCCTCTGCTTCAGCAATTTGTCCGGCGGACGGCCGCTGGTCGACGCTTCGCTCCCGTTCCTGCGCAAGACCTACCAAAGATTCAAGCTCCAGCAATGCTCCACCAGCCTCCTCCTATGCAAGTGCTGGGAAtcggaagacgacgacgacgaattcgacTTTGTCGTGTGCAATCCCATGACCGAGCAGTGGACCGTGCTGCCTCCTATAGAATGGCCGGACCAAGACGATGGAGAACCCCAAAGTTTCGAGCTGATGTATCCCTTCCTGGTTTTCGACCCGGCCGTTCCGTCTCGTTTCGCGGTGTTCGCGCCCCTCATGGAGTCGGTCGACGTCGTGGCGGTATACTCATGGGAGACCGGACAATGGGCTCCGAGCAGCGGGTGGGAAGACATAGCGCATCCCGCCGTCGATCCGGAATGCGCCGTCCTCAATGGCATGATGCATTTTCTGCATTTGACGGTCGACGAGCCCTTGATAGCCGTGCTGGACACGGAGGGGCAGGTTTGTCGGGAGATTGCTGTCCCGGATGACATGCTAGGAGCCATACCTGGTTATGGTTCGGTGGGGTGCTCTCAGGGACTCCTTCATGCTTGGTACATGGATCCTCATGATTACGAGCTCTCTGTGTGGGTGCTCAAGGATTATTATGCTACTACCGAAGAAGAGTGGACCCTAAAGCATACCGTCGACGTCCCGCGTCTCTTTGGAGAAAAAACGGAatccgatgaagaagaagaggattgTCGCCGCCAAGAGGATGGGGCCCATAAGTACGATGTGTTTGCAATGCATCCGGAGCATAATGTTATCTTCCTTACTGATTGGAAGGAGGTAAATCTGTCGTACGATATGGACAGCAGGCAAGTGCGTCCCATATGCACCACTGGAGATTTCCTGGGTGGTCTGCCTTTTATTCCCTGCTTTGCCGATTTGGCTCGACCTTTGCAAAATTCACTCTTCTAG